One region of Etheostoma spectabile isolate EspeVRDwgs_2016 chromosome 21, UIUC_Espe_1.0, whole genome shotgun sequence genomic DNA includes:
- the usp22 gene encoding ubiquitin carboxyl-terminal hydrolase 22 isoform X2, giving the protein MCQDYIYDKDMEQIAKEEQRKAWKMQGIGEKYSTWEPTKRELELLRHNPKRRRITSNCTIGLRGLINLGNTCFMNCIVQALTHTPLLRDFFLSDRHKCEMQSNSCLVCEMSQLFQEFYSGHRSPHIPFRLLHLVWTHARHLAGYEQQDAHEFLIAALDVLHRHCKDDNGKKANNPNHCNCIIDQIFTGGLQSDVTCQVCHGVSTTIDPFWDISLDLPGSSTPFWPLSPGGDGSALNGESHTTGATTLTDCLRRFTRPEHLGSSAKIKCSGCHSYQESTKQLTMKKLPIVACFHLKRFEHSAKLRRKITTYVSFPLELDMTPFMASSKESRMNGQYQQTVDPFNNDNKYSLFAVVNHQGTLESGHYTTFIRQHKDQWFKCDDAIITKASIKDVLDSEGYLLFYHKQFLEYE; this is encoded by the exons ATGTGCCAAGACTACATTTACGACAAAGACATGGAACAGATTGCCaaagaggaacagaggaagGCCTGGAAAATGCAAG GCATAGGGGAGAAGTACTCAACGTGGGAGCCCACCAAGAGGGAGCTAGAGCTTCTCCGCCACAACCCTAAGAGGAGGAGAATCACCTCCAACTGTACTATTG GCCTGCGCGGGCTGATAAACCTGGGCAACACGTGCTTCATGAACTGCATCGTCCAGGCGCTGACACACACTCCGCTGTTGCGTGACTTCTTCCTGTCCGACCGACACAAATGCGAGATGCAGAGCAACTCCTGTTTGGTGTGTGAGATGTCGCAACTCTTCCAGGAG TTCTACTCAGGCCACCGGTCGCCACACATCCCCTTCCGTCTTCTCCACCTGGTGTGGACCCACGCCCGCCACCTGGCCGGCTACGAGCAGCAGGACGCCCACGAGTTCCTCATCGCAGCGCTGGACGTCCTGCACAGACACTGCAAAG ATGACAATGGTAAGAAAGCCAACAACCCCAACCACTGTAACTGCATCATCGACCAAATCTTCACCGGGGGCCTGCAGTCTGACGTCACCTGTCAAGTCTGCCA TGGTGTCTCGACAACCATAGACCCGTTCTGGGACATCAGCCTGGACCTGCCGGGCTCCTCCACCCCGTTCTGGCCCCTCAGCCCTGGAGGAGACGGATCTGCACTGAACGGAGAGAGTCACACCACCGGGGCCACAACACTCACAGACTGTCTGCGCAG GTTCACCAGGCCAGAGCACCTCGGCAGCAGTGCTAAGATCAAGTGCAGCGGTTGCCATAGTTACCAGGAGTCCACCAAGCAGCTGACCATGAAGAAGCTGCCCATCGTGGCCTGCTTTCACCTCAAA aGGTTTGAGCATTCAGCCAAACTGCGGCGGAAGATCACGACTTATGTCTCCTTCCCGTTGGAGTTGGACATGACCCCCTTCATGGCCTCCAG TAAAGAGAGCAGGATGAATGGGCAGTACCAGCAGACCGTGGACCCCTTCAACAATGACAATAA GTACAGTCTATTTGCAGTAGTAAACCACCAGGGAACACTAGAGAGCGGCCATTACACCACCTTCATCCGCCAGCACAAGGACCAGTGGTTCAAATGTGACGATGCCATCATCACCAAGGCCAGCATCAAGGATGTCCTGGATAGTGAAGG GTACCTTTTGTTTTATCACAAGCAGTTCCTGGAGTACGAGTAG
- the usp22 gene encoding ubiquitin carboxyl-terminal hydrolase 22 isoform X1, which produces MSPAGCPHVNGFKVDNWKQNLRVIYQCFVWSGSAETRKRKAKSCICHMCGAHLNRLHSCLYCVFFACFAKKHIHEHAKSKRHNLAIDLLYGGIYCFMCQDYIYDKDMEQIAKEEQRKAWKMQGIGEKYSTWEPTKRELELLRHNPKRRRITSNCTIGLRGLINLGNTCFMNCIVQALTHTPLLRDFFLSDRHKCEMQSNSCLVCEMSQLFQEFYSGHRSPHIPFRLLHLVWTHARHLAGYEQQDAHEFLIAALDVLHRHCKDDNGKKANNPNHCNCIIDQIFTGGLQSDVTCQVCHGVSTTIDPFWDISLDLPGSSTPFWPLSPGGDGSALNGESHTTGATTLTDCLRRFTRPEHLGSSAKIKCSGCHSYQESTKQLTMKKLPIVACFHLKRFEHSAKLRRKITTYVSFPLELDMTPFMASSKESRMNGQYQQTVDPFNNDNKYSLFAVVNHQGTLESGHYTTFIRQHKDQWFKCDDAIITKASIKDVLDSEGYLLFYHKQFLEYE; this is translated from the exons GCCAAGTCGTGTATCTGCCACATGTGCGGCGCCCACCTCAACAGGCTCCACTCATGCCTCTACTGCGTCTTCTTCGCCTGCTTTGCCAAAAAACACATCCACGAGCACGCCAAGAGCAAAAGGCATAACCTAG CCATTGACCTGCTGTATGGAGGAATTTACTGTTTTATGTGCCAAGACTACATTTACGACAAAGACATGGAACAGATTGCCaaagaggaacagaggaagGCCTGGAAAATGCAAG GCATAGGGGAGAAGTACTCAACGTGGGAGCCCACCAAGAGGGAGCTAGAGCTTCTCCGCCACAACCCTAAGAGGAGGAGAATCACCTCCAACTGTACTATTG GCCTGCGCGGGCTGATAAACCTGGGCAACACGTGCTTCATGAACTGCATCGTCCAGGCGCTGACACACACTCCGCTGTTGCGTGACTTCTTCCTGTCCGACCGACACAAATGCGAGATGCAGAGCAACTCCTGTTTGGTGTGTGAGATGTCGCAACTCTTCCAGGAG TTCTACTCAGGCCACCGGTCGCCACACATCCCCTTCCGTCTTCTCCACCTGGTGTGGACCCACGCCCGCCACCTGGCCGGCTACGAGCAGCAGGACGCCCACGAGTTCCTCATCGCAGCGCTGGACGTCCTGCACAGACACTGCAAAG ATGACAATGGTAAGAAAGCCAACAACCCCAACCACTGTAACTGCATCATCGACCAAATCTTCACCGGGGGCCTGCAGTCTGACGTCACCTGTCAAGTCTGCCA TGGTGTCTCGACAACCATAGACCCGTTCTGGGACATCAGCCTGGACCTGCCGGGCTCCTCCACCCCGTTCTGGCCCCTCAGCCCTGGAGGAGACGGATCTGCACTGAACGGAGAGAGTCACACCACCGGGGCCACAACACTCACAGACTGTCTGCGCAG GTTCACCAGGCCAGAGCACCTCGGCAGCAGTGCTAAGATCAAGTGCAGCGGTTGCCATAGTTACCAGGAGTCCACCAAGCAGCTGACCATGAAGAAGCTGCCCATCGTGGCCTGCTTTCACCTCAAA aGGTTTGAGCATTCAGCCAAACTGCGGCGGAAGATCACGACTTATGTCTCCTTCCCGTTGGAGTTGGACATGACCCCCTTCATGGCCTCCAG TAAAGAGAGCAGGATGAATGGGCAGTACCAGCAGACCGTGGACCCCTTCAACAATGACAATAA GTACAGTCTATTTGCAGTAGTAAACCACCAGGGAACACTAGAGAGCGGCCATTACACCACCTTCATCCGCCAGCACAAGGACCAGTGGTTCAAATGTGACGATGCCATCATCACCAAGGCCAGCATCAAGGATGTCCTGGATAGTGAAGG GTACCTTTTGTTTTATCACAAGCAGTTCCTGGAGTACGAGTAG